In one Echinicola marina genomic region, the following are encoded:
- a CDS encoding BamA/TamA family outer membrane protein, protein MKKQLLLLPLILFCCIVQSNAQDQGFIKRYINKIINDTSDAAEPQFLLYPTLAYSPETSWEIGFSSLYVYYANKDTSNRLSEINGFTFVTLEGQYGLWFDHANYSDKEDWFFLGRLRYQQFPLYYYGLGPSTSNDYLALVDSKQVLIKERVLRKLKKDFYLGMELDFNHFGSVSFEPNHPEANFDLPLGSEGSTNIGLGLGLVYDNRHNVLNVRKGLFSELAYIQYAPFWKGQYEFATIISDNRIYRPVGKNNVLAAQLFGQFNTGEVPFNMTSALGGESQMRGYYYGRYRDNNYISNQVEFRLLPIPLGFSKRFGAAAFAGAGTVFPDFNNLYLHKIVWSAGAGLRFLLFPKKDIYTRLDYAFGKDTSGFYIYIGEAF, encoded by the coding sequence ATGAAAAAACAACTTTTACTGCTCCCACTGATTTTGTTCTGTTGCATTGTACAATCCAATGCCCAGGATCAAGGCTTTATCAAAAGATATATTAATAAAATCATTAATGACACCAGCGATGCGGCAGAACCCCAATTCCTATTATATCCTACATTGGCTTATTCTCCAGAAACGAGTTGGGAGATTGGTTTTAGTTCCTTATATGTTTATTATGCCAATAAAGACACGAGCAATAGGCTAAGTGAAATCAATGGCTTCACATTTGTCACTTTGGAAGGTCAATATGGTTTATGGTTTGACCATGCCAATTATTCGGATAAGGAAGACTGGTTCTTTTTGGGTAGACTTCGCTATCAGCAATTTCCTTTGTACTACTATGGTTTGGGGCCAAGTACCAGTAATGATTATCTGGCATTAGTAGATTCAAAACAGGTTTTGATTAAAGAAAGGGTATTGAGAAAATTAAAGAAGGATTTTTATTTGGGAATGGAACTAGATTTCAATCATTTTGGATCAGTAAGCTTTGAACCCAACCACCCCGAAGCTAATTTTGATTTGCCCTTGGGAAGTGAAGGTTCTACTAATATAGGCTTGGGATTGGGCCTAGTTTATGACAACAGGCATAATGTGCTTAATGTAAGAAAAGGACTTTTTTCTGAATTGGCCTATATCCAATATGCCCCTTTTTGGAAGGGGCAATATGAATTTGCTACCATTATTTCTGATAATAGAATTTACCGTCCAGTGGGTAAAAATAATGTATTGGCAGCCCAACTATTTGGCCAATTCAATACTGGTGAGGTGCCATTTAATATGACCAGTGCCCTCGGAGGAGAGAGTCAAATGAGGGGCTATTACTATGGCCGCTATAGAGACAATAATTATATCTCAAATCAGGTTGAATTCAGATTATTACCTATTCCGCTAGGTTTCAGTAAGAGGTTTGGAGCGGCAGCCTTCGCCGGTGCAGGTACTGTATTTCCTGATTTCAATAATTTATACTTGCATAAGATTGTCTGGTCGGCAGGGGCAGGTTTACGCTTTTTGTTGTTCCCAAAAAAGGATATCTACACTCGCTTGGATTACGCTTTTGGCAAGGATACCAGTGGATTTTATATTTATATTGGCGAAGCTTTCTAA
- a CDS encoding glycerophosphodiester phosphodiesterase, whose protein sequence is MLIVLVSCESKNFNDNKVIAHRGAWKTGDLPQNSIASLEKAIELGCEGSEFDVWMTKDSVLVVNHDADFEGMEIEQHNYQDLLSSKHSNGEKLSTVEEYLTAGMKQTKTKLIFEIKPSKLGVERSEFLAEKCLQAVKSLHAGEWIDYITFSYEAGLKIIELDPNARVAYLSGDKSPAELKQAGFFGFDYNIKILKDKPEWIKEAQDLGLTVNSWTVNKEEDMKWLLDQKVDFITTDEPEALLKLIKEEKIG, encoded by the coding sequence ATGCTAATAGTATTAGTATCCTGTGAATCAAAGAATTTTAATGATAATAAAGTAATTGCCCATAGAGGGGCCTGGAAAACAGGTGATTTACCTCAAAATTCAATAGCTTCATTGGAGAAAGCCATAGAATTGGGCTGTGAAGGTTCAGAATTTGATGTATGGATGACCAAGGACAGTGTTTTAGTGGTCAATCATGACGCGGATTTTGAAGGCATGGAAATAGAACAACATAATTACCAGGATCTCCTCTCAAGCAAACATTCCAATGGTGAAAAACTGTCTACCGTAGAAGAATATTTGACTGCTGGAATGAAGCAGACAAAAACTAAGTTGATCTTTGAAATAAAACCTTCCAAGCTTGGAGTGGAAAGAAGCGAATTTCTTGCAGAAAAATGCTTGCAGGCAGTAAAATCCTTGCATGCTGGAGAATGGATAGATTATATAACTTTCAGCTATGAAGCAGGACTAAAGATCATTGAATTGGATCCAAATGCAAGAGTTGCTTATTTAAGCGGAGACAAAAGTCCAGCTGAACTGAAGCAAGCAGGCTTCTTCGGATTTGATTATAATATAAAAATTCTGAAGGACAAACCAGAATGGATCAAAGAAGCTCAGGATTTAGGTCTAACGGTAAATTCTTGGACAGTAAACAAAGAAGAAGACATGAAATGGCTATTGGACCAGAAAGTGGATTTCATTACTACTGATGAGCCTGAAGCATTGCTGAAGCTGATCAAGGAAGAAAAGATAGGATAG
- a CDS encoding DUF6660 family protein, producing MEIIVRYYLFALMLFPCGDEQAQINIDSPETIFISQDHGNHDHTDHDDCSPLCVCHCCHLHYVIHDKPEIRFVKCYTATNRVYIPTIPEGQIQDFLKPPKASIS from the coding sequence ATGGAAATCATAGTGAGGTATTATTTATTTGCCCTGATGTTATTCCCTTGTGGGGATGAACAAGCACAAATAAATATCGATTCACCAGAAACGATTTTCATAAGCCAAGATCATGGGAATCACGATCATACAGACCATGATGATTGTTCTCCATTATGTGTATGCCATTGTTGTCATCTGCATTATGTTATTCATGACAAACCTGAAATTCGGTTTGTAAAATGTTACACAGCCACAAATAGGGTCTATATTCCCACCATACCTGAAGGACAAATTCAGGATTTTTTAAAGCCTCCAAAGGCAAGCATTTCATAA
- a CDS encoding CusA/CzcA family heavy metal efflux RND transporter, with amino-acid sequence MINQLIDFSIKNKLIISLFTIALVVAGIWSVKQLPIDAVPDITNNQVQVITQAPNLGTEDIEQFITYPVELAMANLPGVKEVRSVSRFGLSLVTIVFNDDMDTYLPRQLVAEKLDAIREEIPSGFGSPTIGPISTGLGEIYQYTLEIAPDYKDKYNITDLRTIQDWIIRRQMAMVPGVVEVNAFGGKIKQYEVAVAPDELRAIGISILDIYEALQKNNQNTGGAYIERSHQANFIRGEGLIRNLDEIRNIIISNEEGLPIKIKDVADVRFGHAVRYGAFTKNGEGEAVGGMILMLKGANSDKVITAVKSRIEQIQESLPEGIRIKPFLDRSKLVEKTTSTVKTNLLEGGLIVIFVLVLLLGNWRGGLIVASTIPLSLLFAFILMKAFGVWANLMSLGAIDFGIIVDGAVIIVESTVFLLYSKLREGKELNGQLKDEVASVASKRMMNAAFFGQLIILIVFLPILALEGVEGKMFKPMALTFIFAMIGAMLLCLTYVPMISAVFIKASKKKTSQSWGDKIISAVENAYLPLLQWVLKQSKWVVAIALVLFSMAIYSFSKMGGEFIPQLDEGDIAFHIMLQPGSALSESLETSTRIEQIILDNFPEVEQVMSRFGVADVPTDPMPMDIADCFIILKPKSEWVSAETKEALINKIKEKISIVPGVNYEFTQPIEMRFNELLTGVREDIAIKLFGEDLEVLAQKAQEIGTLVNGIDGVADFRVEATTGLPQMTVDYQRDKLAQYDLNVEDINAIIQTAFAGKKAGVIFEGEKRFDLVLRLDTLYRTQINDVKNLYVNTQDGSQIPLKEIAQVSYQPGPMQISRDNTNRRTYVGINVRGRDIKSLVNEIQDKLKAELKLPPGYYIRYGGAFENFERATSRLLLVVPIALASIFILIFFALGSMKQSLMIFIAIPMASIGGIFSLWLRDMPFSISAGVGFIVLFGVAVLNGLVMINGLNELKMESKLNLNDRIRQGTKRRIRPILLTALTDILGFFPMALSATAGAEVQRPLATVVIGGLISSTLLTLFLLPVLYQWVERKSTLATFPKIGTALLLVGLFMGTQRVKAQNQDSIPSLSLNEAMEMANTNYPLISKAKMEIEKQVSMKKSAWDMGNTQVFTGGEELLDGKGIYTRLGLMQQQIDIFGVPSKIKYQQQKVALAEAALNLSALELKREVSKAFANLYIAKRKLSLYTHLDSLFEEFSRAAKLRWETQASSKLEWLTAENKAKQIEIQKQQAWHDLNIAEQKFNLWLVSDQRYTIAVDSETSLLEAFTSNDPNLEAHPSMVLSSEKNELAIRSLKKAKAAYLPTISGQYGWQNVNGSSGYNAFQIGLNIPLAFNVNQAKVQSAKISAEQVDKDYQEQLIKLKTAYSNSLEANIKWKISYQYYLTEALPLAVEQEKGAQLAYKQGAIDYVTFLENINTVMDIKFGALETLEKYLMSKVNLSYFEIPLKY; translated from the coding sequence ATGATTAATCAGCTTATAGATTTTTCTATCAAGAATAAGCTTATTATATCACTGTTTACCATTGCACTTGTAGTGGCTGGGATATGGTCTGTCAAACAGCTCCCAATAGATGCCGTACCGGATATTACTAATAATCAAGTTCAGGTAATTACCCAAGCTCCTAATTTGGGCACAGAAGATATAGAGCAATTTATTACTTACCCTGTGGAGTTGGCGATGGCCAATTTACCCGGTGTTAAAGAGGTCAGGTCAGTCTCTAGATTTGGTCTTTCATTGGTAACCATTGTTTTCAATGACGATATGGATACCTATTTACCCCGTCAACTAGTTGCGGAGAAGCTTGATGCCATCCGAGAAGAAATTCCGAGTGGTTTTGGATCCCCAACTATAGGCCCTATTTCTACTGGTTTAGGAGAAATCTATCAATACACCTTGGAGATAGCACCCGATTATAAGGACAAATACAACATCACAGACCTAAGAACCATTCAAGATTGGATTATCAGGAGACAAATGGCCATGGTTCCGGGAGTGGTGGAAGTGAATGCCTTTGGAGGCAAAATCAAACAATATGAAGTAGCTGTCGCTCCTGATGAACTAAGGGCTATAGGGATAAGCATACTGGACATCTATGAAGCCCTCCAAAAAAACAACCAAAATACAGGTGGTGCCTATATTGAAAGAAGTCACCAAGCCAATTTTATTAGAGGAGAGGGACTTATCAGAAACCTCGATGAAATAAGGAATATAATTATCAGCAATGAGGAAGGCCTACCCATAAAAATCAAGGATGTGGCAGATGTCAGGTTTGGCCATGCTGTTCGCTATGGTGCATTTACCAAGAATGGGGAAGGAGAAGCCGTTGGAGGTATGATCTTAATGCTAAAAGGAGCTAATTCCGATAAAGTCATTACTGCTGTTAAATCGAGAATAGAACAGATCCAGGAATCTTTACCGGAAGGTATCAGGATCAAACCATTTTTGGACCGCAGCAAATTAGTTGAAAAAACAACCAGCACAGTAAAAACTAACCTTTTGGAGGGGGGATTGATTGTTATTTTTGTCCTGGTACTGTTATTGGGCAATTGGCGTGGTGGGTTGATTGTGGCTTCCACTATTCCCTTAAGTTTATTATTTGCTTTCATTTTGATGAAGGCCTTTGGTGTTTGGGCCAATTTAATGAGTTTAGGAGCAATTGACTTTGGGATAATAGTGGATGGCGCTGTAATTATAGTAGAGAGCACTGTCTTTTTGCTCTATTCCAAACTGAGGGAAGGCAAAGAACTAAATGGTCAATTAAAAGATGAAGTGGCCAGCGTCGCATCCAAAAGGATGATGAATGCGGCGTTCTTTGGTCAGTTGATCATCTTGATTGTTTTCCTTCCAATTCTTGCTTTGGAAGGAGTGGAAGGTAAAATGTTCAAACCAATGGCACTTACATTTATCTTTGCTATGATCGGTGCCATGCTGCTTTGTCTCACCTACGTCCCGATGATCTCCGCTGTATTTATCAAAGCCAGTAAAAAGAAAACTTCCCAAAGTTGGGGTGATAAAATTATCTCGGCAGTAGAAAATGCCTATTTGCCTTTATTGCAGTGGGTATTAAAGCAATCTAAATGGGTAGTGGCCATAGCTTTGGTATTGTTTTCTATGGCCATTTATTCCTTTTCAAAAATGGGTGGTGAATTTATCCCACAGTTGGACGAAGGAGATATTGCCTTTCATATTATGCTTCAACCTGGAAGTGCTCTGTCCGAATCATTGGAGACTTCCACCAGAATAGAGCAGATCATCTTGGATAATTTTCCTGAGGTCGAACAAGTAATGAGTCGATTTGGTGTCGCAGATGTCCCCACTGATCCCATGCCTATGGATATTGCCGATTGCTTTATCATCCTAAAACCCAAATCTGAATGGGTTTCTGCGGAGACCAAGGAAGCATTGATCAATAAGATCAAAGAAAAGATCAGTATCGTTCCAGGGGTAAATTATGAATTTACTCAGCCTATAGAAATGCGTTTCAATGAACTGCTCACAGGGGTTCGTGAGGATATCGCCATCAAGTTATTTGGAGAAGATTTGGAAGTGTTGGCCCAAAAGGCACAGGAAATTGGCACTTTAGTCAATGGCATAGATGGTGTGGCTGACTTTAGGGTAGAAGCTACTACAGGTTTGCCGCAAATGACCGTGGATTACCAAAGGGATAAATTAGCCCAATATGATTTGAACGTTGAAGATATTAATGCCATTATACAAACAGCCTTTGCCGGAAAAAAAGCAGGGGTGATTTTTGAGGGAGAGAAACGCTTTGACTTGGTCCTACGATTGGACACCCTTTACCGTACACAAATCAATGATGTGAAAAACCTCTATGTAAATACTCAAGATGGTTCCCAGATTCCTTTGAAAGAAATTGCTCAGGTAAGTTACCAGCCAGGTCCGATGCAGATCAGTAGGGACAATACCAATCGAAGGACCTACGTGGGCATCAATGTCAGAGGAAGAGATATCAAATCATTGGTAAATGAAATTCAAGATAAACTTAAGGCTGAATTGAAGTTGCCTCCCGGCTATTATATCCGCTATGGTGGTGCTTTTGAAAATTTTGAAAGAGCTACTTCCCGGCTATTATTGGTCGTTCCCATCGCTTTGGCATCCATATTTATACTCATATTCTTTGCATTGGGCTCGATGAAGCAATCCCTGATGATTTTTATAGCCATTCCCATGGCTTCCATAGGTGGAATATTTTCACTTTGGCTAAGGGATATGCCTTTTAGCATCTCTGCGGGAGTTGGATTCATTGTGCTTTTTGGGGTGGCCGTCTTAAATGGGCTGGTAATGATAAATGGACTTAATGAACTGAAAATGGAATCTAAACTGAATCTAAATGATAGGATACGCCAGGGTACCAAAAGAAGGATAAGACCCATTCTACTGACCGCTTTGACAGATATTCTTGGATTTTTCCCCATGGCCCTTTCGGCCACAGCAGGAGCAGAAGTGCAAAGACCGCTGGCCACTGTTGTTATTGGAGGATTGATAAGCAGCACCTTGTTGACTCTCTTTTTACTTCCTGTACTTTACCAATGGGTAGAGAGGAAAAGTACCCTTGCAACCTTTCCAAAAATAGGAACCGCTTTGCTATTGGTCGGACTATTCATGGGCACACAAAGGGTCAAAGCACAAAATCAGGACAGCATACCAAGCCTCAGTTTGAATGAAGCAATGGAAATGGCCAATACCAATTATCCACTGATCAGTAAAGCCAAAATGGAAATTGAAAAGCAAGTATCCATGAAAAAGAGCGCTTGGGATATGGGCAATACGCAGGTATTTACCGGTGGAGAAGAATTGCTTGATGGAAAGGGAATCTATACTCGATTAGGCCTAATGCAACAACAAATAGACATATTCGGAGTGCCTTCAAAAATCAAATACCAACAACAAAAAGTAGCACTTGCTGAAGCTGCCTTAAACCTTTCGGCATTGGAGCTGAAACGAGAAGTCAGTAAAGCCTTTGCCAACTTATATATTGCGAAAAGGAAACTATCATTATATACACATTTGGACAGTTTGTTTGAAGAGTTTAGCCGGGCCGCAAAGTTAAGATGGGAAACTCAAGCAAGCAGTAAACTGGAATGGTTGACTGCTGAAAACAAGGCCAAGCAAATAGAAATTCAAAAACAGCAGGCCTGGCATGATCTGAATATTGCAGAACAAAAATTCAATTTGTGGCTGGTAAGCGACCAAAGATACACCATAGCCGTGGATAGCGAAACATCACTTTTGGAGGCCTTTACTAGCAATGATCCTAACCTTGAAGCCCATCCAAGTATGGTGCTTTCCTCTGAAAAAAATGAATTGGCCATTAGATCATTGAAGAAAGCCAAAGCCGCTTATTTACCAACCATTAGCGGA
- a CDS encoding response regulator — MSKILILEKDQNFSSNICEILELYNYQTQQCYETHNLLKQIDDFVPDLLILSVSLDQKQSGIELVKKILPDNGLPILFISDQYLSEIFGNELKLMNNALIIYKPFSINQLISSVKEATTKLIN, encoded by the coding sequence ATGTCTAAAATTTTAATCCTTGAAAAGGACCAAAACTTTTCAAGTAATATCTGTGAGATTTTGGAATTATATAATTACCAAACCCAACAATGTTACGAAACGCATAACCTGTTAAAGCAAATCGATGATTTTGTACCTGATTTATTAATACTTTCTGTATCCTTGGACCAAAAGCAATCTGGGATTGAACTCGTAAAAAAAATATTGCCTGATAATGGGCTCCCCATCTTATTTATCAGTGATCAATACCTAAGTGAAATATTTGGGAATGAATTAAAACTGATGAATAATGCTCTAATTATCTATAAGCCCTTCAGTATTAATCAACTAATTTCAAGTGTGAAAGAAGCTACTACAAAACTAATAAATTGA
- a CDS encoding NmrA/HSCARG family protein, which produces MSDKKIITIMGATGAQGGGLARAILSDTNSEFAVRAVTRDKNSDKAKELGDLGAEVAVANLDDKASIIEAMNGAYGAYLVTFFWDHFSPEKEYIHAKNMAEAAKECELQHIIWSTLEDTRKYVPLEDNRMPTLQGKFKVPHFDMKGEANQLFIDMSLPTTYLMASFYWDNFIYFGSGPQKGEDGKYYLTFPLDDKKMAGIAAEDIGKCAYGIFKKGKSMVGKTVGLAGEKLSGTEMAAAFSKHLGKEVIYNNVNPDTFRSFDFPGADDLGNMFQFYRDFEEVCNRHRNVDLSRELNPELKDFDSWLKQYGHKVPMD; this is translated from the coding sequence ATGTCTGACAAAAAGATAATTACCATTATGGGGGCTACTGGTGCTCAAGGTGGTGGACTCGCAAGGGCAATTCTTAGCGACACAAATAGTGAATTTGCGGTAAGAGCGGTAACTAGAGATAAAAATTCTGATAAAGCCAAAGAATTAGGAGATTTGGGTGCAGAAGTGGCAGTAGCAAACCTTGATGACAAGGCCAGTATCATTGAAGCAATGAATGGTGCTTATGGTGCCTATCTGGTCACTTTTTTCTGGGATCACTTTTCACCCGAGAAAGAATATATCCATGCAAAAAATATGGCTGAGGCCGCCAAAGAATGTGAATTGCAACATATCATCTGGTCTACCTTGGAAGATACCAGAAAATATGTTCCTTTGGAGGACAATCGAATGCCTACTTTACAGGGAAAATTTAAAGTTCCTCATTTTGATATGAAGGGTGAGGCCAATCAGCTTTTTATCGATATGAGTCTTCCTACCACTTATCTCATGGCCTCATTTTATTGGGACAATTTTATTTACTTTGGAAGCGGTCCCCAAAAAGGTGAAGATGGCAAATATTATCTGACATTTCCTCTGGATGATAAAAAGATGGCAGGGATCGCAGCTGAAGATATTGGAAAATGTGCTTATGGCATTTTTAAAAAGGGGAAAAGCATGGTCGGGAAAACGGTAGGACTTGCTGGAGAAAAACTAAGTGGAACTGAAATGGCGGCAGCTTTCTCCAAGCACCTAGGAAAAGAAGTAATCTACAATAATGTAAATCCGGATACCTTCAGAAGTTTTGATTTTCCTGGGGCCGATGATTTGGGAAATATGTTTCAGTTTTATAGGGATTTTGAAGAGGTTTGTAATCGTCACAGAAATGTGGACCTTTCCAGGGAGCTCAACCCTGAACTCAAAGACTTTGATAGCTGGCTAAAACAATATGGTCATAAAGTCCCTATGGATTAA